A stretch of the Corynebacterium maris DSM 45190 genome encodes the following:
- the rplL gene encoding 50S ribosomal protein L7/L12, translating to MAKLSKDELIEAFKEMTLIELSEFVKEFEEVFEVEAAAPVAVAAAGAAGGDAGAAEAEEQSEFDVVLEDAGAKKIGVIKAVREIVPGLGLKDAKELVEAAPKAILEGASKEDADAAKAKLEEAGATANLK from the coding sequence ATGGCTAAGCTTTCCAAGGACGAGCTCATCGAGGCCTTCAAGGAAATGACCCTCATCGAGCTCTCTGAGTTCGTCAAGGAATTCGAAGAGGTCTTCGAGGTCGAGGCCGCCGCTCCGGTCGCCGTCGCCGCCGCAGGCGCAGCTGGCGGCGACGCCGGTGCAGCCGAGGCTGAAGAGCAGTCCGAGTTCGACGTCGTCCTCGAGGACGCCGGCGCCAAGAAGATCGGCGTCATCAAGGCTGTCCGCGAGATCGTCCCGGGCCTGGGCCTGAAGGACGCCAAGGAGCTCGTCGAGGCAGCTCCGAAGGCCATCCTCGAGGGCGCTTCCAAGGAAGACGCCGACGCTGCCAAGGCCAAGCTCGAAGAGGCCGGCGCCACCGCCAACCTCAAGTAG
- a CDS encoding ABC transporter ATP-binding protein, giving the protein MIAPALILDDVRVSYGDGDSVVHALDHVSLSVDPGEFIAVVGPSGSGKSTLLAVAGALTTPDSGRVAVAGEDIGDFNDTELARIRREHVGFVFQSSGSLPSALRARDQIELAARIHGKRGRRSNEELLEAVGMGHRAKHRPATLSGGERQRIGIARALVAGPDLLLVDEPTAALDRRRSHEIVTLLAEECREQGVAGVMVTHDLEVIEHCDRVLEMVDGRLTPAR; this is encoded by the coding sequence ATGATCGCACCCGCCCTCATTCTCGACGACGTCCGCGTCAGCTACGGCGACGGCGACTCCGTGGTCCACGCCTTGGACCACGTGTCCCTGAGCGTCGATCCCGGCGAGTTCATCGCCGTCGTCGGCCCCTCCGGCTCCGGCAAATCAACCCTGCTGGCCGTCGCCGGCGCGTTGACTACGCCGGACTCCGGACGGGTCGCCGTCGCCGGTGAAGACATCGGTGATTTCAACGACACGGAGCTGGCACGCATCCGCCGCGAGCACGTCGGTTTCGTCTTCCAGTCCTCCGGCAGCCTGCCCTCCGCCCTGCGCGCCCGCGACCAGATCGAGCTGGCCGCCCGCATCCACGGCAAGCGCGGCCGTCGCAGCAACGAGGAACTGCTCGAGGCCGTCGGCATGGGACACCGGGCCAAGCACCGGCCGGCCACCCTCTCCGGCGGCGAACGTCAGCGCATCGGCATCGCCCGCGCCCTGGTCGCCGGCCCGGATCTGTTGCTCGTCGACGAGCCCACCGCGGCGCTGGACCGCCGGCGCTCCCACGAGATCGTCACTCTGCTCGCGGAGGAGTGCCGGGAGCAGGGCGTCGCCGGCGTCATGGTCACCCACGACCTCGAGGTCATCGAGCACTGTGACCGCGTCTTGGAAATGGTCGACGGCAGGCTCACCCCGGCACGGTAG
- the rpoB gene encoding DNA-directed RNA polymerase subunit beta, with product MLEGPILAVSRQTKSVADIPGAPKRYSFAKISEPIAVPGLLDVQLDSFSWLVGAPEWRARQQEEHGDDARITSGLEDILHELSPIQDYSGNMSLSLSEPRFEPVKYSVDECKEKDMNYSAQLYVTAEFVNNETQEIKSQTVFIGDFPLMTDGGTFIVNGTERVVVSQLVRSPGVYFDQTIDKSTERPLHAVKVIPSRGAWLEFDVDKKDTVGVRIDRKRRQPVTVLLKALGWTNEQITERFGFSELMMSTLESDGINNTDEALLEIYRKQRPGEQPTRDLAQSLIENAFFRPKRYDLAKVGRYKINRKLGLGGDHEGETTLTEEDIATTIEYLVRLHSGEREMTSPIGEVVSVGTDDIDHFGNRRLRTVGELIQNQVRVGLSRMERVVRERMTTQDAESITPTSLINVRPVSAAIREFFGTSQLSQFMDQGNSLSGLTHKRRLSALGPGGLSRERAGIEVRDVHPSHYGRMCPIETPEGPNIGLIGSLSSYARVNAFGFIETPYRKVENGKVTDQVDYLAADEEDRFSIAQAEVAQDADGNIVEERIEVRVKDGDIAVTDAQGVDYIDVSPRQMVSVGTAMIPFLEHDDANRALMGANMQKQAVPLLRPQSAFVGTGMELRAAYDAGDMVISPKAGVVENVSADVITIMDDEGQRDSYLLRKFERTNQNTSYNQKPLVSLGERVEAGQIIADGPGTHQGEMALGRNLLVAFMAWEGHNYEDAIILNQSVVEDDTLTSIHIEEHEIDARDTKLGAEEITRDLPNVSEEVLKDLDDRGIVRIGADVRDGDILVGKVTPKGETELTPEERLLRAIFGEKAREVRDTSLRVPHGETGKVIGVSRFSREDDDDLSPGVNEMIRIYVAQKRKIQDGDKMAGRHGNKGVVGKILPPEDMPFMADGTPVDIILNTHGVPRRMNIGQVLEIHLGWLAHTGWTVDPTNPENAELVKTLPEELYEVPAESLTATPVFDGASNEEIAGLLANSNPNRDGDVMVDGDGKTQLFDGRSGEPFKHPISIGYMYMLKLHHLVDEKIHARSTGPYSMITQQPLGGKAQFGGQRFGEMEVWAMQAYGAAYTLQELLTIKSDDVVGRVKVYEAIVKGDNIPDPGIPESFKVLLKELQSLCLNVEVLTADGTAMDLDDDEDEDETTSLGINLSRDERADTDIA from the coding sequence GTGCTGGAAGGACCCATCTTGGCAGTCTCCCGCCAGACCAAGTCAGTGGCCGACATCCCCGGAGCTCCGAAGCGATACTCTTTCGCTAAAATCTCGGAGCCTATTGCTGTCCCGGGGCTCCTCGACGTTCAGCTCGACTCCTTTTCATGGCTCGTAGGTGCGCCCGAGTGGCGCGCCCGCCAGCAAGAGGAGCACGGCGACGACGCCCGTATCACGAGCGGACTCGAGGATATTCTTCATGAACTGAGCCCGATTCAAGATTACTCGGGCAACATGTCCCTTTCCCTTTCCGAGCCGCGCTTTGAGCCGGTGAAGTACTCGGTCGACGAGTGCAAGGAAAAGGACATGAACTACTCCGCGCAGCTGTACGTGACCGCGGAGTTCGTCAACAACGAAACCCAGGAGATCAAGTCCCAGACCGTCTTCATCGGCGATTTCCCGCTGATGACCGACGGCGGAACTTTCATCGTCAACGGCACCGAGCGTGTCGTCGTCTCTCAGCTGGTTCGTTCCCCGGGCGTCTACTTCGACCAGACCATCGACAAGTCCACGGAGCGTCCGCTCCATGCCGTCAAGGTCATCCCGTCGCGTGGCGCCTGGCTCGAATTCGACGTCGACAAGAAGGACACCGTCGGCGTCCGCATCGACCGTAAGCGCCGCCAGCCGGTCACCGTGCTGCTGAAGGCGCTGGGCTGGACCAACGAGCAGATCACGGAGCGCTTCGGCTTCTCCGAGCTCATGATGTCCACCCTGGAGTCCGACGGCATCAACAACACCGACGAGGCGCTGCTGGAGATCTACCGCAAGCAGCGTCCGGGCGAGCAGCCGACCCGCGATCTCGCGCAGTCGCTGATCGAGAACGCCTTCTTCCGCCCGAAGCGCTATGACCTGGCCAAGGTCGGCCGCTACAAGATCAACCGCAAGCTCGGCCTGGGCGGCGATCACGAGGGCGAGACGACCCTGACCGAAGAGGACATCGCCACCACCATCGAGTACCTGGTGCGTCTGCACTCCGGTGAGCGCGAGATGACCTCGCCCATCGGAGAGGTCGTGTCCGTCGGCACCGACGACATCGACCACTTCGGCAACCGTCGTCTGCGCACCGTCGGCGAACTGATCCAGAACCAGGTCCGCGTGGGCCTGTCGCGCATGGAGCGGGTCGTGCGTGAGCGCATGACCACCCAGGACGCCGAGTCGATCACCCCGACGTCGCTGATCAACGTGCGTCCGGTCTCCGCCGCGATCCGCGAGTTCTTCGGCACCTCCCAGCTGTCGCAGTTCATGGACCAGGGCAACTCCCTGTCCGGCCTGACCCACAAGCGCCGTCTGTCGGCGCTGGGCCCGGGCGGCCTGTCGCGTGAGCGCGCCGGCATCGAGGTGCGCGACGTCCACCCGTCGCACTACGGCCGCATGTGCCCGATCGAGACCCCGGAAGGCCCGAACATCGGCCTGATCGGTTCGCTGTCGTCCTACGCGCGCGTCAACGCCTTCGGTTTCATCGAAACCCCGTACCGCAAGGTCGAAAACGGCAAGGTCACCGACCAGGTCGACTACCTGGCCGCCGATGAGGAGGATCGCTTCTCCATCGCGCAGGCCGAGGTCGCCCAGGACGCCGACGGAAACATCGTCGAAGAGCGCATCGAGGTCCGCGTCAAGGACGGCGACATCGCCGTCACCGACGCCCAGGGCGTCGACTACATCGACGTGTCCCCGCGCCAGATGGTCTCCGTGGGCACCGCCATGATTCCGTTCCTGGAGCATGACGACGCCAACCGTGCCCTGATGGGCGCCAACATGCAGAAGCAGGCCGTGCCGCTGCTGCGTCCGCAGTCCGCGTTCGTGGGCACCGGCATGGAGCTGCGCGCCGCCTACGACGCCGGCGACATGGTCATCTCCCCGAAGGCCGGCGTCGTCGAGAACGTCTCCGCCGACGTGATCACGATCATGGACGACGAGGGTCAGCGCGACTCCTACCTGCTGCGCAAGTTCGAGCGCACCAACCAGAACACCAGCTACAACCAGAAGCCGCTGGTCAGCCTGGGTGAGCGTGTCGAGGCCGGTCAGATCATCGCTGACGGCCCGGGCACCCACCAGGGCGAGATGGCGCTGGGGCGCAATCTGCTCGTCGCCTTCATGGCGTGGGAAGGCCACAACTACGAGGACGCCATCATCCTCAACCAGTCCGTGGTCGAAGACGACACCCTGACCTCGATCCACATCGAGGAGCACGAGATCGACGCCCGCGACACCAAGCTGGGCGCCGAGGAAATCACCCGCGACCTCCCGAACGTCTCCGAGGAAGTCCTCAAGGACCTCGACGACCGCGGCATCGTGCGCATCGGCGCCGACGTCCGCGACGGCGACATCCTCGTCGGCAAGGTCACCCCGAAGGGCGAGACCGAGCTGACCCCGGAAGAGCGTCTGCTGCGCGCCATCTTCGGCGAGAAGGCCCGCGAGGTGCGCGACACCTCCCTGCGCGTGCCGCACGGCGAGACCGGCAAGGTCATCGGCGTCTCCCGCTTCTCCCGCGAGGACGACGACGACCTGTCCCCGGGCGTCAACGAGATGATCCGCATCTACGTCGCCCAGAAGCGCAAGATCCAGGACGGCGACAAGATGGCCGGCCGCCACGGCAACAAGGGCGTCGTCGGCAAGATCCTGCCGCCGGAGGACATGCCCTTCATGGCGGACGGCACCCCGGTCGACATCATCCTGAACACCCACGGCGTCCCGCGTCGTATGAACATCGGCCAGGTCCTCGAGATCCACCTGGGCTGGCTGGCGCACACCGGCTGGACCGTCGATCCGACGAACCCGGAGAACGCCGAGCTGGTCAAGACCCTGCCGGAGGAGCTCTACGAGGTCCCGGCCGAGTCGCTGACCGCCACCCCGGTGTTCGACGGCGCCTCCAACGAGGAGATCGCCGGCCTGCTGGCCAACTCGAACCCGAACCGCGACGGCGACGTCATGGTCGACGGCGACGGCAAGACGCAGCTGTTCGACGGCCGCTCCGGCGAGCCGTTCAAGCACCCGATCTCCATCGGCTACATGTACATGCTCAAGCTGCACCACCTGGTCGACGAGAAGATCCACGCCCGCTCCACCGGCCCGTACTCCATGATCACCCAGCAGCCGCTGGGCGGTAAGGCGCAGTTCGGCGGCCAGCGCTTCGGCGAGATGGAGGTGTGGGCCATGCAGGCGTACGGCGCCGCCTACACCCTGCAGGAGCTGCTCACCATCAAGTCGGACGACGTGGTCGGCCGCGTGAAGGTCTACGAGGCGATCGTCAAGGGCGACAACATCCCGGATCCGGGCATCCCCGAGTCCTTCAAGGTGCTGCTCAAGGAGCTGCAGTCGCTCTGCCTGAACGTGGAGGTCTTGACTGCGGACGGCACCGCCATGGATCTCGACGACGATGAGGACGAGGACGAGACGACGTCGCTGGGCATCAACCTGTCCCGCGACGAGCGCGCCGACACCGACATCGCTTAA
- a CDS encoding ABC transporter permease, with product MFLAWRDMVFARTRFLLMGLVLALMSILIVMISGLTAGLVNDGVSGLKAMDADVVSFEEGTEASSAFTRSTVELEAADELAAVDGVEQAAPMGLSIVNGRNQDNTPVDLTLIGVEPDSFLAPEGLPALSEDHVDGDPTPTGHEIIVSGTLADAGIAVGDTITLERLETELTVIGFTEDQRTFGHVDLAYAPLDVWQEVHVGARASEAAPPTAYEQASVIVAQAPDADLDTLNAETSLDVVTLEDSFQASPGYSAETMTLALIEWFLYIITALIAGAFFLVWTIQRSGDIATMRAIGATRGFLLRDSLGQAVIILVASIAVGVAIAVGLGLWLETTGMPYATEAAPILGGAAMLFLSGLIGALIAVYRVTRTDPLTALGENR from the coding sequence ATGTTCCTAGCCTGGCGCGACATGGTGTTCGCGCGCACCCGCTTTCTTCTCATGGGCCTCGTCCTGGCGCTCATGTCCATCCTCATCGTCATGATCTCCGGGCTCACGGCCGGCCTGGTCAACGACGGCGTCTCCGGCCTCAAGGCCATGGACGCCGACGTCGTCTCCTTCGAGGAGGGCACCGAGGCGTCCTCCGCCTTCACCCGCTCCACGGTCGAGCTCGAGGCCGCCGATGAACTCGCCGCCGTCGACGGCGTCGAACAGGCCGCCCCCATGGGGCTGAGCATCGTCAACGGCCGCAACCAGGACAACACTCCGGTGGATCTGACGCTGATCGGGGTGGAGCCGGACTCCTTCCTCGCCCCGGAGGGCCTGCCCGCCCTCAGCGAGGACCACGTCGACGGTGACCCCACCCCGACCGGCCATGAGATCATCGTCTCCGGCACGCTCGCCGACGCCGGCATCGCCGTCGGCGACACGATCACCCTGGAGCGCCTGGAGACGGAGCTGACCGTCATCGGGTTCACCGAGGACCAGCGCACCTTCGGCCACGTCGACTTGGCCTACGCCCCGCTCGACGTCTGGCAAGAAGTCCACGTCGGCGCCCGCGCCAGCGAGGCCGCCCCGCCCACGGCCTACGAGCAGGCCTCCGTCATCGTCGCGCAGGCGCCCGACGCGGACCTCGACACGCTCAACGCCGAGACCAGCCTGGACGTGGTGACCCTGGAAGACAGCTTCCAGGCTTCGCCCGGCTACAGCGCAGAAACCATGACCCTGGCCCTGATCGAGTGGTTCCTCTACATCATCACCGCCTTGATCGCCGGCGCGTTCTTCCTCGTCTGGACCATTCAGCGCTCCGGTGACATCGCCACCATGCGCGCCATCGGCGCCACCCGCGGCTTCCTGCTGCGCGACAGCCTCGGCCAGGCCGTGATCATCCTCGTCGCCTCCATCGCCGTGGGCGTGGCCATCGCCGTTGGCCTGGGCCTCTGGCTGGAGACCACCGGCATGCCGTACGCCACCGAGGCGGCGCCCATCCTCGGCGGCGCGGCCATGCTCTTCCTCTCCGGACTGATCGGCGCCCTCATCGCCGTCTACCGAGTCACCCGCACCGACCCGCTCACTGCACTGGGAGAAAACCGATGA
- a CDS encoding TetR/AcrR family transcriptional regulator: MPRISEPTVAEHCAAQHRAVLSAAEKLIAASDGQMPTLGEVAAEVGLARSSVYLYAASRQDLLIQLLLEAIPAWTDSLQGALTGVGDDPGDRVAAYVSVTLDLFLGGSHGPLMAAAQQFPEAFTDERVQHAHDALHPARVKLIGDHGAAFALVDAAIARGAELVQEEGEDRGTVESLVERMARAAVAGDLEDPGARR, from the coding sequence ATGCCCAGAATTTCCGAGCCCACGGTCGCCGAGCACTGCGCCGCCCAGCACCGCGCCGTGCTGTCGGCGGCGGAAAAACTCATCGCCGCCTCGGACGGCCAGATGCCCACCCTCGGGGAAGTGGCCGCGGAGGTGGGCCTGGCCCGCTCCAGCGTCTACCTCTACGCCGCGTCCCGGCAGGACCTGCTCATCCAGCTGCTGCTGGAGGCGATCCCGGCCTGGACCGATTCGTTGCAGGGGGCGCTGACCGGGGTCGGCGACGACCCGGGCGACCGCGTCGCGGCGTACGTGTCCGTCACCCTGGATCTCTTCCTCGGCGGCTCGCACGGCCCGCTGATGGCGGCGGCCCAGCAATTCCCCGAGGCCTTTACCGACGAGCGGGTGCAACACGCCCACGACGCCCTCCACCCCGCCCGCGTGAAGTTGATCGGTGACCACGGCGCGGCCTTCGCGCTCGTCGACGCCGCCATCGCGCGGGGCGCGGAACTCGTGCAGGAGGAAGGTGAGGACAGGGGCACCGTCGAGTCTCTGGTCGAGCGGATGGCGCGCGCCGCCGTGGCCGGCGATTTGGAGGATCCCGGTGCCAGGCGCTAA
- a CDS encoding DUF3068 domain-containing protein has product MLPKSRILSALLVGLGVALMAGGLLSPALINADGRLPLDLENTTWTIKDEQAQTRLLTSPDGRVLDAPVSRQLHLDVQEPATEDNVSIRVGATTMRDSMQADADRLITAQTWSYVMNRVTGEAETDADLIHTIGFPPETVPVDGHWLKLPSDAEQTTYPVFDETLRESRPAVFVEEQEIDGRTIYQYRQVIEPTNVAELYEGFFTGTEVDGEQWPLFHSVTRDLYVDQITGLVVDVTESVDDFYAPNADAPVEERQTVLLFEGSRDDAQVSASMAELDGMLDPATVRVIQWVVIAVGGALILIGVIGAFRGRGRSR; this is encoded by the coding sequence ATGCTCCCCAAGTCACGGATCCTGTCCGCCCTGCTCGTCGGCCTCGGGGTGGCGCTCATGGCCGGCGGCCTGCTTTCCCCTGCGCTGATCAACGCCGACGGGCGGCTGCCGCTCGACCTGGAGAACACCACCTGGACGATCAAGGACGAACAGGCCCAGACCCGCCTGCTGACCTCCCCGGACGGCCGCGTCCTGGACGCCCCCGTCAGCCGGCAGCTGCACCTGGACGTCCAGGAGCCGGCCACAGAGGACAACGTCTCCATCCGGGTGGGCGCCACCACGATGCGCGACAGCATGCAGGCGGACGCGGATCGTCTGATCACGGCCCAGACGTGGAGCTACGTGATGAACCGCGTGACCGGGGAAGCGGAGACGGACGCCGACCTCATACACACGATCGGTTTCCCGCCGGAGACCGTGCCGGTGGACGGGCACTGGCTGAAGCTGCCGTCGGACGCGGAGCAGACCACCTACCCGGTGTTCGACGAAACGTTGCGCGAATCCCGCCCGGCCGTGTTCGTCGAGGAGCAGGAGATCGACGGGCGGACGATCTACCAGTACCGGCAGGTGATCGAGCCGACCAACGTGGCGGAGCTCTACGAGGGGTTCTTCACTGGCACGGAGGTCGACGGCGAGCAGTGGCCGCTGTTCCATTCCGTCACCCGCGACCTGTACGTGGATCAGATCACCGGGTTGGTCGTGGACGTGACGGAATCCGTCGATGACTTCTACGCGCCCAACGCGGACGCTCCCGTCGAGGAGCGGCAGACGGTGCTGCTGTTCGAGGGATCCCGCGATGACGCCCAGGTCAGCGCCTCGATGGCGGAGCTCGACGGCATGCTCGATCCGGCCACCGTCCGGGTGATTCAGTGGGTCGTCATCGCCGTCGGCGGGGCGTTGATCCTCATCGGCGTGATCGGCGCGTTCCGCGGCCGTGGGCGGTCTCGTTAG
- the rplJ gene encoding 50S ribosomal protein L10, whose amino-acid sequence MANAKNVAELAALKEKFESSSSVFLTEYRGLTVDQMAQLRGELGFDVTYHVAKNTLLKIAAKEQGIEGLDEHLTGPTAIAFIEGEAVDAAKVFKKFAGDHEALVVKGGFMDGNALTADQVKAIAELDNRETTLAKLAGAMKGNLAKAAAVFNAPATKMARLSAALQEKKDD is encoded by the coding sequence ATGGCAAACGCAAAGAACGTTGCAGAGCTCGCAGCTCTCAAGGAGAAGTTCGAGTCTTCCTCCTCCGTGTTTCTGACCGAATACCGCGGTCTGACCGTGGATCAGATGGCTCAGCTGCGCGGCGAACTCGGGTTTGACGTCACCTACCACGTCGCCAAGAACACCCTCCTCAAGATCGCTGCCAAGGAGCAGGGAATTGAGGGTCTTGACGAGCACCTGACCGGCCCGACCGCCATCGCCTTCATCGAGGGCGAAGCAGTCGACGCAGCCAAGGTGTTCAAGAAGTTCGCCGGCGACCACGAGGCACTCGTGGTCAAGGGCGGCTTCATGGACGGCAATGCACTGACTGCCGACCAGGTCAAGGCCATCGCCGAGCTGGACAACCGCGAGACGACCCTCGCGAAGCTGGCTGGCGCTATGAAGGGCAACCTGGCAAAGGCCGCCGCCGTGTTCAACGCACCGGCCACCAAGATGGCTCGTCTTTCTGCTGCACTGCAGGAAAAGAAGGACGACTAG